Proteins from one Rhizobium sp. WSM4643 genomic window:
- the pbpC gene encoding penicillin-binding protein 1C, producing the protein MRRWHKFAIGSAAGVVLAGAALFALDAADKAFPPPLDRADAVSAEVLDADGQLLRAFATSEGRWRLKTAVSDVDPQFLRMLIAYEDQRFYEHGGIDLWALGRAAVQLVSNGRIVSGASTLSMQVARLIEPREGRSLSAKLLQLARAVQIERRLSKEEILDLYLTHAPYGGNLEGVRAASLAYFGKEPRRLTVAEAALLVALPQLPERRRPDRNLKAAEAARKRVLDRVAVARAVGDGEAERAEGVAVPPQRMQLPALAAHVAEAALRKEPDVLKHQTTLKKQVQQGLEAVARAAAFKLGPKLSLAMVMADAQTGAIVGEVGSADYFDASRSGWIDMTRVNRSPGSTLKPFIYGLAFEQGLVSQETIIEDRPADFFGYRPRNFDMSYQGDVTVREALQLSLNVPAVKLLDAVGPARLMARFRRAEVRPVLPPNETPGLAIGLGGVGITLKDLVQLYTALANRGQPARLGDGVTGAPGKLDGEPLLEPVAVWNVADILSGVIPPIGAPQRGIAYKTGTSYGYRDAWSVGYDGRYVLGVWVGRPDNSAVPGLTGYGTAAPILFEGFAKSGIATTPLPRPPAGAVRIAQSELPISQRRFALNASGLLTSGREAAPEIIYPPEGAHVDLGARQGNLSPLMLKLQGGRAPFRWLANGKPLPDLSRRRIQQWLPDGGGYSKLTVIDSTGRAASVGVFID; encoded by the coding sequence ATGAGGCGGTGGCACAAGTTTGCGATCGGGTCCGCAGCCGGCGTCGTTCTTGCCGGTGCAGCTCTCTTTGCGCTCGATGCCGCCGACAAGGCCTTTCCGCCGCCGCTCGACAGGGCAGATGCCGTCTCCGCCGAAGTGCTGGATGCCGACGGGCAATTGCTGCGTGCGTTTGCAACGTCGGAAGGCCGCTGGCGGCTGAAGACGGCGGTCTCCGACGTCGATCCGCAATTCCTGCGCATGCTGATCGCCTATGAGGATCAGCGTTTCTACGAACATGGCGGCATCGACCTCTGGGCGCTCGGGCGCGCTGCCGTGCAACTGGTCAGCAACGGCCGCATCGTCTCCGGCGCCTCGACGCTTTCGATGCAGGTGGCGCGGCTGATCGAGCCGCGCGAAGGCCGCTCGCTTTCGGCAAAACTGCTGCAACTGGCGCGCGCCGTGCAGATCGAGCGGCGGCTGTCGAAGGAAGAGATCCTCGACCTCTATCTGACGCACGCGCCCTATGGCGGCAATCTGGAAGGCGTGCGCGCCGCAAGCCTTGCCTATTTCGGCAAGGAACCGCGGCGCCTGACGGTCGCCGAGGCAGCGCTTCTCGTCGCACTGCCGCAATTGCCGGAACGGCGCCGGCCGGACCGCAATCTCAAGGCAGCCGAGGCCGCACGCAAGCGTGTCCTCGACCGTGTGGCGGTCGCTAGAGCCGTTGGTGACGGCGAGGCGGAACGGGCTGAAGGCGTCGCGGTCCCGCCCCAGCGCATGCAATTGCCGGCACTTGCCGCCCATGTCGCCGAAGCAGCACTGCGCAAGGAGCCTGATGTCCTCAAGCACCAGACGACACTGAAGAAGCAGGTGCAGCAGGGGCTGGAGGCGGTTGCGCGAGCAGCGGCATTCAAGCTCGGCCCGAAGCTCTCGCTTGCCATGGTGATGGCGGATGCGCAGACGGGCGCGATCGTCGGTGAGGTCGGCTCGGCCGATTATTTCGATGCCAGCCGCTCCGGCTGGATCGACATGACCCGCGTCAACCGCTCGCCGGGCTCGACGCTGAAGCCCTTCATCTATGGGCTCGCCTTCGAGCAGGGCCTGGTGTCCCAGGAGACGATCATCGAAGACCGACCAGCCGATTTCTTCGGCTACCGGCCGCGCAATTTCGACATGAGCTACCAGGGCGACGTCACCGTGCGCGAGGCACTGCAGCTTTCGTTGAACGTGCCGGCCGTCAAGCTGCTCGATGCCGTCGGGCCGGCACGGCTGATGGCGCGCTTCCGCCGCGCGGAGGTACGCCCGGTCCTGCCGCCGAATGAGACGCCGGGGCTTGCGATCGGGCTTGGCGGCGTCGGCATCACCCTGAAGGATCTGGTGCAGCTCTATACGGCACTCGCCAATCGCGGCCAACCGGCAAGGCTCGGCGACGGCGTCACCGGCGCACCAGGCAAGCTCGACGGCGAACCGCTGCTGGAGCCGGTCGCGGTCTGGAACGTCGCCGATATTCTCTCCGGCGTCATCCCCCCCATCGGCGCGCCGCAACGTGGCATCGCCTACAAGACCGGCACGAGCTATGGCTATCGCGACGCCTGGTCGGTCGGCTATGACGGGCGCTATGTGCTCGGCGTCTGGGTTGGACGGCCTGATAACAGCGCCGTGCCGGGATTAACCGGCTATGGTACCGCCGCGCCCATCCTCTTTGAAGGGTTCGCCAAGTCAGGCATCGCGACGACGCCGCTGCCCCGCCCGCCTGCAGGCGCCGTACGCATCGCCCAATCCGAGCTGCCGATCAGCCAGCGGCGTTTCGCCCTCAATGCCAGCGGCCTGCTCACCTCCGGCCGCGAGGCCGCGCCTGAGATTATCTATCCGCCCGAGGGCGCGCATGTCGATCTTGGCGCTAGGCAAGGCAACCTGTCACCGCTAATGCTGAAGCTCCAGGGCGGCCGCGCGCCTTTCCGCTGGCTTGCCAACGGCAAGCCGCTGCCCGACCTCTCCCGCCGACGCATCCAGCAATGGCTGCCCGATGGCGGCGGCTACTCCAAACTGACCGTCATCGACTCGACCGGACGCGCCGCAAGCGTCGGCGTTTTCATCGACTGA
- a CDS encoding alpha-2-macroglobulin family protein: protein MSVRSFFAFATIAFSTIAISFPAAAADTKRDIQTIKDADFFGFDLRTEQNVSLDQCKTSCIGDKSCKAFTYNPKVKWCFLKSDFKTMNAFPGAIAGKIVETAGQQEPDIGAAPRLTFLTNDLIQQARDFKDNLELADDQQGQGVDSLTANARIDLTGNNLADALKSFHGALSITPDDADLWLETARAAASLGSAESNTSGQAVLDALNGYELTRTKPKRAEALAVLADALDRNANYRPALDAYKASLALVASEDVQTAYLQLKSTQGFRITEHTVDADSATPRACVTFSEALVKTTDYTPFVTLNGEAPKALETKDKQICVEGLTHGQTYKIAFRTGLPSSVDEPLDAPVSIDVYIKDRSQMVRFTGDSFVLPSTARRGIPIVSVNMTSANLKLYRIGDRAIAPLLTNSQFLSQLDGYSAQNIQDQSGELVWQGSIDIANELNKDIVTSFPVDEALPARKPGIYVMTATAANGPAQEWDSQATQWFLVSDIGVTTYAGTDGLNVFTRSLASAKPISGVELQLLAKNNEVLGTATTDKNGRATFTAGLIRGTAALTPAVITARNGASDYVFLDMTRAGFDLSDRGVTGRAAPGAIDVLTFTERGIYRAGETVHAQALARDTDGNAIDNLPLTFIFSRPDGVEDRRIVSQTSNLGGYSIDFPTQENAMRGTWTMNIYTDPKGSAIATKSFLVDDFVPDRTDMEIKTEAKEVGPDTPATITVSGKYLYGAPAAGLTLEGDVVVKPTRESAAYKGFLFGLADEEASEDSRLPIDGLPELDGNGEASTDLTISELPATTQLLNATVYMRMQEAGGRAIERTLSIPVKNERASIGIKPEFSDDLPENAIANFTVISVKADGQKQETKGLRWKFYSLNREYQWYREGTAWKYEPVYTAEQVSNGSVDATMDGGKISVPVTWGRYRLEVESPDADGPTSSVEFDAGWFVTSTSTETPDGLEIALDKDSYKIGETAKLKVTSRYGGELMVTAGTEELVAVQNATIGETGGEVDIPVTADWGAGAYVTATLFRPGDAQDSHMPMRSIGIKWLKVDPEQRALQVTLDTPEKMLPRGPLNIGLQVAGAGANEDAYVTVAAVDVGILNLTRYEPPNPEDWYFGQRQLGLEIRDLYGRLIDGSLGATGKLRTGGDGGAVALQASPPTQKLVAFFSGPVKLDAEGKANISFDIPQFNGTARVMAVAWSKSGVGHGVKDVIIRDPVVVTASLPKFLAPGDKANLRLDIANTDAPAGDYKLQLTGNDAVGIEQASASQTIRLEAGAKSELTLSLIGKQPGAGSVSINLSDASGLSLDQNLDVPVRPASLPITERRVLALKSGAKLTVDKNLLADSVLPGASISVNVTRSAAFDIPALLMTLDRYPFGCAEQTTSRALPLLYLAEVAKQAGMENDDDVKKRVQDAIYRVLSYQASAGSFGLWGPDSGDVWLDSYVTDFLTRAREMKYDVPERAFVQALENLQNTLSYTTDIKGQGDQIAYAIYVLARNKKAAISDLRYYADTMINDFPTPLAKAHIAAALALYGDAQRSKNIFLDALQMSEQSMVSRVNLSRTDYGTILRDGAAILALAAESRPVPPVIPELAKAVTKEWGRSKYKSTQEEAWMLLAARAIQGGDDGLKVDVNGAPHTGAYMAKISGDALSDHPLTLTNQTSDVVSAVVTTVAAPTVPLPAGGDGFIIERTYYTLDGEEANVSEAKQNERYVVVIHVRETNAWPSRIVITDLLPAGFEIDNPNLVDSAQMTNFDWIGEISAAHTEFRYDRFVAAFNRAEGDEREFNVAYVVRAVTPGTYDHPAASVEDMYRPELSARTATGKMEVVTAQK, encoded by the coding sequence ATGTCCGTGCGCTCGTTCTTCGCTTTCGCGACAATCGCATTTTCCACGATCGCCATCAGCTTTCCCGCCGCCGCTGCGGACACCAAGCGCGACATCCAGACGATCAAAGACGCCGATTTCTTCGGCTTCGATCTTCGCACCGAACAGAACGTCTCGCTCGATCAGTGCAAAACCTCCTGCATCGGCGACAAGAGCTGCAAGGCCTTCACCTACAATCCCAAGGTGAAATGGTGCTTCCTGAAATCCGATTTCAAGACGATGAACGCTTTCCCCGGCGCCATCGCCGGCAAGATCGTCGAGACCGCCGGCCAGCAGGAGCCGGATATCGGCGCCGCCCCGCGCCTGACCTTCCTGACCAACGACCTCATCCAGCAGGCTCGCGACTTCAAGGACAATCTGGAGCTTGCCGACGACCAGCAGGGCCAGGGCGTCGACAGCCTGACGGCCAATGCCCGCATCGACCTTACCGGCAACAACCTGGCCGACGCGCTGAAGTCCTTCCATGGCGCGCTGTCGATCACACCTGACGACGCTGATCTCTGGCTTGAAACCGCCCGCGCCGCCGCATCGCTCGGCAGCGCCGAAAGCAACACGAGCGGCCAGGCGGTGCTCGACGCGCTGAACGGCTACGAGCTGACTCGCACCAAGCCCAAGCGAGCCGAGGCGCTCGCCGTCCTCGCCGACGCCCTGGACCGAAACGCCAATTACCGTCCGGCGCTTGACGCCTACAAGGCGAGCCTGGCGCTGGTTGCCTCCGAAGACGTGCAGACCGCCTACCTGCAGCTGAAATCGACGCAGGGCTTCCGCATCACCGAACACACGGTCGATGCCGACAGCGCCACGCCGCGTGCCTGCGTCACCTTCTCAGAAGCGCTCGTCAAGACCACCGACTACACGCCCTTCGTGACGCTCAACGGCGAAGCGCCGAAGGCGCTGGAAACCAAGGACAAGCAGATCTGCGTCGAGGGGCTGACGCATGGCCAGACCTACAAGATCGCTTTCCGCACCGGCCTGCCGTCGTCGGTCGACGAGCCGCTCGACGCCCCCGTCAGCATCGACGTCTATATCAAGGACCGCAGCCAGATGGTGCGTTTCACCGGCGACAGCTTCGTGCTGCCGTCGACGGCGCGCCGCGGCATCCCGATCGTCTCGGTCAACATGACCTCGGCCAACCTCAAACTCTATCGCATCGGCGATCGCGCCATCGCGCCGCTGCTGACCAATTCGCAATTCCTGTCCCAGCTCGACGGCTACAGCGCCCAGAACATCCAGGACCAGAGCGGCGAGCTCGTCTGGCAGGGCTCCATCGACATCGCCAATGAACTCAACAAGGACATCGTCACCAGCTTTCCGGTCGACGAGGCGCTGCCCGCGCGCAAGCCCGGCATTTACGTGATGACCGCAACGGCAGCAAACGGCCCCGCGCAGGAGTGGGATTCGCAGGCGACGCAATGGTTCCTGGTCTCCGATATCGGTGTCACCACCTATGCCGGTACCGATGGCCTCAACGTCTTCACCCGCTCGCTCGCTTCGGCAAAGCCGATATCAGGCGTCGAACTGCAGCTGCTGGCCAAGAACAATGAAGTGCTAGGCACCGCCACCACCGACAAAAACGGCCGAGCCACCTTCACCGCCGGCCTGATCCGCGGCACGGCGGCGCTGACGCCCGCCGTCATTACCGCCAGGAACGGCGCGTCGGACTACGTCTTCCTCGACATGACGCGCGCCGGTTTCGATCTATCCGACCGCGGCGTGACGGGCCGGGCCGCGCCCGGCGCGATCGACGTGCTGACGTTTACCGAACGCGGCATCTACCGCGCCGGCGAGACGGTGCATGCTCAGGCACTTGCCCGCGACACCGATGGCAATGCCATCGACAACCTGCCGCTCACCTTCATCTTCAGCCGTCCCGATGGTGTCGAAGACCGGCGGATCGTCAGCCAGACCAGTAATCTCGGCGGCTATAGCATCGATTTCCCGACCCAGGAAAACGCCATGCGCGGTACCTGGACGATGAACATCTATACCGATCCGAAGGGCAGCGCGATCGCCACCAAGAGTTTCCTCGTCGACGATTTCGTCCCCGATCGCACCGACATGGAGATCAAGACCGAGGCCAAGGAAGTCGGCCCGGACACGCCGGCGACGATCACCGTTTCGGGCAAATATCTCTACGGCGCCCCGGCCGCCGGCCTGACGCTCGAAGGCGACGTCGTCGTCAAGCCGACGCGCGAGAGTGCGGCCTACAAGGGCTTCCTCTTCGGCCTCGCCGACGAAGAGGCGAGCGAGGATTCGCGCCTGCCGATCGACGGCCTGCCGGAACTCGACGGGAACGGCGAAGCCTCGACGGATCTCACCATCAGCGAACTGCCGGCAACGACACAGTTGCTGAACGCCACCGTCTATATGCGCATGCAGGAGGCGGGCGGCCGCGCCATTGAGCGCACTCTGAGCATTCCGGTGAAGAACGAGCGCGCTTCGATCGGCATCAAGCCGGAATTTTCCGACGATCTGCCGGAGAACGCGATCGCCAACTTCACGGTGATCAGCGTCAAGGCCGATGGACAGAAGCAGGAGACGAAGGGCCTGCGCTGGAAATTCTACAGCCTCAACCGCGAATATCAGTGGTATCGCGAGGGAACGGCCTGGAAATACGAGCCTGTTTACACCGCCGAGCAGGTCTCCAACGGCAGCGTCGACGCGACGATGGACGGCGGCAAGATCTCCGTGCCGGTGACCTGGGGCCGCTATCGTCTCGAAGTGGAAAGCCCGGATGCCGACGGCCCGACTTCCAGCGTCGAATTCGACGCCGGCTGGTTCGTGACCTCGACCTCGACCGAAACGCCCGACGGGCTTGAGATCGCCCTCGACAAGGACAGCTACAAGATCGGCGAAACCGCCAAGCTCAAAGTCACCTCGCGCTATGGCGGCGAGCTGATGGTGACGGCCGGAACCGAAGAACTTGTTGCCGTACAGAACGCCACGATCGGCGAGACCGGCGGCGAGGTCGACATCCCCGTCACGGCTGATTGGGGTGCCGGCGCATATGTCACAGCCACGCTTTTCCGCCCCGGCGACGCGCAGGACAGCCACATGCCGATGCGCTCGATCGGCATCAAATGGCTGAAAGTCGATCCCGAACAGCGCGCGCTGCAGGTGACGCTCGACACCCCCGAAAAGATGTTGCCGCGCGGACCGCTGAACATTGGTCTGCAGGTGGCGGGCGCCGGCGCCAACGAGGATGCCTATGTCACGGTTGCCGCCGTCGATGTCGGCATTCTCAACCTGACGCGCTACGAACCGCCGAATCCTGAGGACTGGTATTTCGGCCAGCGCCAGTTGGGACTCGAGATCCGCGACCTCTATGGCCGCCTGATCGACGGGTCGCTGGGTGCGACCGGCAAGCTCCGGACCGGCGGCGATGGCGGCGCAGTGGCACTGCAGGCAAGCCCGCCGACGCAAAAGCTCGTCGCCTTCTTCTCCGGGCCGGTGAAGCTCGACGCCGAAGGCAAGGCCAATATCTCCTTCGATATTCCGCAGTTCAACGGCACGGCGCGCGTGATGGCGGTCGCCTGGTCGAAATCAGGCGTCGGCCACGGCGTCAAGGATGTCATCATCCGCGATCCTGTCGTGGTGACCGCAAGCCTGCCGAAGTTCCTCGCCCCCGGCGACAAGGCCAATCTGCGCCTCGACATCGCCAACACCGATGCGCCAGCCGGCGATTACAAACTGCAGCTGACCGGCAATGACGCGGTCGGCATCGAGCAAGCGTCCGCCTCGCAGACGATCCGTCTTGAGGCCGGCGCGAAATCCGAGCTGACGCTTTCGCTCATCGGCAAACAGCCGGGTGCTGGCAGCGTCTCGATCAACCTCTCCGACGCTTCCGGCCTCTCGCTCGACCAGAACCTCGACGTGCCGGTGCGCCCGGCCTCCTTGCCGATTACCGAACGCAGGGTGCTGGCGCTGAAGTCAGGGGCAAAGCTCACCGTCGACAAGAACCTGCTCGCCGACAGCGTGCTGCCCGGCGCCTCGATCAGCGTCAACGTCACCCGTTCTGCCGCCTTCGATATCCCAGCCCTGCTGATGACGCTCGACCGCTATCCCTTCGGCTGCGCCGAGCAGACCACCAGCCGGGCGCTGCCGCTGCTCTATCTCGCCGAGGTGGCGAAGCAGGCCGGCATGGAAAACGACGACGACGTGAAGAAGCGCGTCCAGGATGCGATCTACCGCGTGCTCTCCTATCAGGCCTCGGCCGGCAGCTTCGGTCTCTGGGGACCGGATTCGGGCGATGTCTGGCTCGATTCCTACGTCACCGATTTCCTGACGCGGGCTCGCGAAATGAAATACGACGTGCCGGAAAGGGCTTTCGTGCAGGCGCTCGAAAACCTGCAGAACACGTTGTCCTACACAACCGACATCAAGGGTCAGGGTGACCAGATCGCCTATGCCATCTACGTGCTTGCCCGCAACAAGAAGGCTGCGATCAGCGATCTGCGCTACTATGCCGATACGATGATCAACGACTTCCCGACGCCGCTCGCTAAGGCGCATATCGCCGCCGCGCTGGCGCTCTATGGTGATGCGCAGCGTTCGAAGAATATCTTCCTCGACGCGCTGCAGATGTCGGAGCAATCGATGGTATCGCGGGTGAACCTGTCGCGTACCGATTACGGCACGATCCTGCGCGACGGCGCGGCGATCCTGGCGCTCGCAGCCGAAAGCCGGCCGGTGCCGCCTGTCATCCCGGAGCTTGCCAAGGCCGTCACCAAGGAATGGGGCCGCAGCAAATATAAGAGCACCCAGGAAGAGGCCTGGATGCTGCTTGCCGCCCGGGCCATCCAGGGCGGTGACGACGGCCTCAAGGTCGATGTCAACGGCGCGCCGCACACCGGTGCCTACATGGCGAAGATATCAGGCGATGCGCTGAGCGACCATCCGCTGACGCTGACCAACCAGACGAGTGACGTGGTTTCGGCCGTCGTCACCACGGTTGCCGCGCCCACCGTGCCGTTGCCGGCCGGCGGCGACGGCTTTATCATCGAGCGCACCTACTACACGCTCGACGGCGAAGAAGCGAATGTCAGCGAGGCGAAGCAGAACGAGCGCTACGTCGTCGTCATCCATGTGCGCGAAACCAACGCTTGGCCTTCGCGCATCGTCATCACCGATCTTCTGCCGGCCGGCTTCGAGATCGACAATCCGAACCTCGTCGACAGCGCCCAGATGACGAATTTCGACTGGATCGGCGAGATCTCCGCTGCGCATACCGAATTCCGCTACGATCGCTTCGTCGCCGCCTTCAACCGCGCAGAAGGCGACGAGCGCGAATTCAACGTCGCCTATGTCGTGCGCGCCGTCACCCCCGGCACTTACGACCATCCGGCCGCAAGCGTCGAGGATATGTACCGCCCGGAACTTTCGGCCCGCACGGCAACCGGCAAGATGGAGGTCGTGACGGCGCAAAAATGA
- the msrA gene encoding peptide-methionine (S)-S-oxide reductase MsrA, which yields MSPSSHRRSLAALLAATFFSLSTCAAGAAEDAVVIPPPTVDEAAGPGTETAIFAGGCFWGVQGVFQHVKGVESAVSGYAGGDAKTAQYETVSTGSTGHAESVQVKFDPKQVSYGKLLQIFFSVAHNPTQLNFQGPDRGTQYRSALFVADPEQRKVAEGYISQLDKAHVFSQPIVTKVSEATGFYPAEAYHQDFLTLNPTYPYIVYNDLPKIENLKSLFPADYRGKPVLVMKVKG from the coding sequence ATGTCCCCGTCTTCCCACCGCAGGAGCCTTGCCGCGCTCCTTGCAGCCACTTTTTTCTCGCTCAGTACGTGTGCCGCAGGCGCGGCCGAAGATGCCGTCGTCATCCCGCCGCCGACCGTCGACGAGGCGGCCGGCCCGGGCACAGAGACCGCCATTTTCGCCGGCGGCTGTTTCTGGGGCGTCCAAGGCGTCTTCCAGCACGTGAAGGGCGTTGAGAGCGCCGTCTCCGGTTATGCCGGCGGCGACGCCAAAACGGCGCAGTACGAAACCGTCAGCACCGGCTCGACGGGCCACGCCGAATCCGTCCAGGTGAAGTTCGATCCGAAACAGGTAAGCTACGGCAAGTTGCTGCAGATTTTCTTCTCGGTGGCGCACAACCCGACGCAGCTGAATTTTCAGGGCCCGGACCGGGGAACGCAGTACCGTTCGGCGTTGTTCGTTGCCGATCCAGAGCAGCGTAAGGTTGCCGAGGGCTATATCAGCCAGCTCGACAAGGCGCATGTCTTCTCGCAGCCGATCGTCACCAAGGTCTCTGAAGCCACAGGTTTCTATCCGGCCGAAGCCTATCATCAGGATTTCCTGACGCTCAATCCGACCTATCCCTATATCGTTTACAACGACCTGCCGAAAATCGAGAACCTGAAGTCGCTGTTTCCCGCCGACTACCGCGGCAAGCCGGTGCTGGTGATGAAGGTCAAAGGCTGA
- a CDS encoding response regulator, with protein sequence MATNVVRRWQRDDLMKQKVLIVEDELLIALDLEATVEGMGMQVAGLANGREQALRLAPLADIAFVDVNLADGPTGPEIGRRLAQEHGIAVVFMTGNPEVVADGVKGAVGVVQKPVMPSVVEQLVKYLAARRVGMFAVVPAQMTIFA encoded by the coding sequence ATGGCCACCAATGTCGTGCGGCGCTGGCAGCGAGATGATCTCATGAAACAGAAAGTGTTGATCGTCGAAGATGAACTCCTGATCGCGCTCGATCTCGAGGCGACGGTGGAAGGCATGGGCATGCAAGTCGCGGGCCTTGCGAATGGTCGCGAGCAGGCCCTGCGGCTGGCGCCGCTTGCCGATATCGCCTTCGTCGACGTCAATCTCGCCGATGGCCCGACCGGGCCTGAGATCGGCCGACGGCTGGCGCAGGAGCATGGCATTGCCGTCGTCTTCATGACCGGCAATCCCGAAGTGGTGGCTGACGGCGTCAAGGGCGCCGTCGGCGTGGTCCAGAAGCCGGTGATGCCTTCGGTTGTCGAGCAGCTGGTGAAATATCTTGCCGCGCGCCGTGTCGGCATGTTCGCGGTCGTGCCCGCGCAGATGACGATCTTTGCCTGA
- a CDS encoding TetR/AcrR family transcriptional regulator, whose amino-acid sequence MSKTSRRLIFDLMKDRMTPAVRMTGHTQRGQCAKRMSILDAAADVFCRQGFAGASIDEIAAVACVSRQTIYNHYREKETLFVAVVEDVMNRANAMLFSVLSTFPDRPDNLEDELTAFAVRLNKNCICNHDGKFLRKLVQTEGERYPHLFEGWRQQGPGKLTTALSALFARLAHKQALVIDDFDVAARQFVALGNADLQMMILLGATPTDEELEKAARNAVRTFLKAYGRAEAEKTGHPPQLAAISG is encoded by the coding sequence TTGTCTAAAACGTCAAGACGTCTTATCTTCGATCTCATGAAAGATCGCATGACACCGGCAGTCCGGATGACAGGGCATACGCAGCGTGGACAATGCGCCAAGCGCATGTCGATCCTTGATGCCGCGGCCGACGTATTCTGCCGCCAGGGTTTTGCCGGCGCCAGCATCGACGAGATCGCCGCCGTCGCCTGCGTCTCCCGCCAGACGATCTACAATCACTACCGCGAGAAGGAAACGCTGTTCGTCGCGGTCGTCGAGGACGTCATGAACCGCGCCAATGCCATGCTCTTTTCCGTGTTGTCGACCTTTCCTGATCGTCCCGACAATCTGGAAGACGAGCTGACGGCCTTCGCCGTGCGCCTCAACAAGAACTGCATCTGCAACCACGACGGAAAATTTCTGCGCAAGTTGGTGCAGACCGAAGGCGAGCGATATCCGCACCTCTTCGAAGGCTGGCGCCAGCAGGGGCCCGGCAAACTGACCACCGCACTTTCCGCACTTTTCGCGCGGCTTGCCCACAAGCAAGCGCTCGTCATCGATGATTTCGACGTTGCCGCCCGGCAATTCGTGGCGCTCGGCAATGCCGACCTGCAGATGATGATCCTTCTCGGCGCCACGCCCACCGATGAAGAGCTGGAAAAGGCGGCGCGCAACGCCGTGCGTACCTTTCTCAAGGCCTATGGCCGGGCAGAGGCTGAAAAGACCGGCCATCCGCCGCAGCTCGCAGCCATATCAGGCTAA
- a CDS encoding multidrug effflux MFS transporter, translating into MTAPFFRIALILGLLSAIGPFAIDMYLPALPSIGQDLHADNNVTQLTLLAFFISFALAQLVYGPLSDMWGRKLPLYLGIGLFAIASIGCALATDIEMLIAFRFVQGIGGAAGMVIPRAIVRDMHTGVQAARLMSLLMLVFSISPILAPLTGSAVIEFYGWRGVFWAVTIAAFIGLVLLATQLDETRSANERNGSGLKSAMAAYRLLLTDRNFLTLTFIGGLGISSFLVYLANSPFVLIQHYGLTPTQYSFAFSINAVSFFAVSQATGLLGERFGLVRVMRIAVSAYALAMVVMAVVMASGFNQLPVLATFLFIGYGFLGLVIPTSAVLALEDHGEIAGTASSLMGTLHFVIAAVAMVISSVFFDGTAVPMAAGIALCAFSAFVLTQVTIGRRAAVAAAE; encoded by the coding sequence ATGACGGCTCCCTTCTTTCGCATTGCCCTCATTCTCGGCCTTCTGTCGGCCATCGGGCCTTTCGCCATCGACATGTATCTGCCAGCGCTGCCGTCGATCGGCCAGGACCTGCATGCCGATAACAACGTCACCCAGCTTACCCTTCTCGCCTTCTTCATCTCCTTTGCGCTCGCTCAGCTCGTCTATGGTCCGCTGTCGGATATGTGGGGCCGCAAGCTGCCGCTCTATCTCGGCATCGGCCTCTTTGCCATCGCCTCGATCGGCTGTGCGCTGGCAACCGACATCGAAATGCTGATCGCCTTCCGTTTCGTTCAGGGTATCGGCGGTGCTGCCGGCATGGTCATTCCGCGCGCCATCGTCCGCGACATGCACACTGGCGTGCAGGCCGCCCGACTGATGTCGTTGCTGATGCTGGTCTTCTCGATCTCGCCGATCCTGGCGCCGCTGACAGGCAGCGCCGTCATCGAGTTCTACGGCTGGCGCGGCGTATTCTGGGCCGTGACGATCGCCGCCTTCATCGGCCTCGTCCTGCTCGCCACCCAGCTTGACGAAACCCGTTCGGCGAACGAACGCAATGGCAGCGGTCTGAAGAGCGCCATGGCGGCTTACCGTCTGCTGCTAACCGACCGCAATTTCCTGACGTTGACTTTCATCGGCGGCCTCGGCATTTCGAGCTTCCTCGTCTACCTCGCCAACTCGCCCTTCGTGCTGATCCAGCATTACGGGCTGACGCCGACACAATACAGTTTCGCCTTCTCGATCAACGCCGTGTCCTTCTTTGCGGTATCGCAGGCCACGGGCTTGCTCGGCGAGCGTTTCGGCCTCGTGCGCGTCATGCGGATTGCGGTCAGCGCTTACGCGCTGGCGATGGTCGTGATGGCGGTGGTGATGGCCTCCGGCTTCAACCAGCTGCCCGTCCTGGCGACCTTTCTGTTCATCGGCTACGGCTTCCTCGGCCTCGTCATCCCGACGAGCGCCGTGCTTGCGCTTGAGGATCACGGCGAGATCGCCGGCACTGCCTCGTCGCTGATGGGCACGCTGCATTTCGTGATCGCCGCCGTCGCCATGGTCATATCGAGCGTCTTTTTCGACGGCACAGCCGTTCCGATGGCCGCCGGCATAGCGCTCTGCGCCTTCTCAGCCTTCGTGCTGACGCAGGTAACGATCGGCCGCCGCGCCGCCGTCGCCGCTGCCGAATGA